From the genome of Oryza glaberrima chromosome 1, OglaRS2, whole genome shotgun sequence:
CGGCAAGCACAAGCCGGAGCTCCTGGGGCTCGGCGAAGGCGGCAGCGTGGAGGAGTCGGCAATggtggacatgtggctggaggTGGAGACCCACCAGTACGAGGCCGCCGTGAAGCCCATCGTGTGGCACTGCCTCGTCCACCAGCACGTCGGCCTGGAGCGCGACCAGGGCGTCGTGGACGAGAGCGTGGAGAAGCTGAGGGCGGTGCTGGAGGTGTACGAGGCGaggctgtcgtcgtcgtcggccggcaGGTACAgctacctcgccggcggcggcagcggcgaccgcGTCAGCCTCGCCGACCTCAGCCACGTCCCGCTGATGCACTACTTCACGGCGACGGAGTACGGCGGCGTGCTGGGCGAGTACCCGCGCGTGAAGGCGTGGTGGGAGGCGCTGCTGGCGCGGCCGTCGGTGAAGAAGGTGATCGCCGGCATGCCCACCGATTTCGGGTTCGGAAGTGGGAACTTGCCATAGTGCATTAGTTGGCCTGATCGTCTGCCACACTAGCTACATGCTTAATTATGCAAaagtaatttttatttattctttaattccaataaaatgGAGTATATATCTCCGTGAGAAACGCATGTACTCTACTACCTCCATCGAGTCATTGGAAGAATTGTAATGTTTCTATCATAGTTGCTTTGGTTTATTTGGTTATATCATCTTTAAACATCCAAAACCTTTGTATGTTCCAAAAGATGAAACTACGGTCACAACTAATAGTGTTCGACTACAGATGTTATACTCCAACCAGTCCTATAAATTTTTCTAGTTGATGCTACAACGGTCTCCGGAATATAATGCAGCATTGAGCCACTGACCACTGAtttttgttactccctccgtttcacaatgtaagtcattctaacattttccacattcatattaatggtaatgaatctagacatatatctacatcaatatgaatgtgagaaatgctagaatgtcttacattgtgaaacggagaaagtacaatgtatttatatatttggacAGTTGTTACAGTATATTTGTGGAAGCCAATGATGTTGTAGTTTTCCCGAACAAGCTATCACTTCATCTAACAAATCTAAATAATTAAGAAGGTATAGAACTTTAATGTTTAGACCCAATATTTTACATTCAGTACATCTCCAGCAACTGTAAAATGTTTTTGATTGTTATTTTATGATGAATAATTGGTATATGAGATTATCGGTTTTGCTATTTGGAGATTATTagtgaagtggttttggagaagATTGTTTTTAGATGGTGAACAAGGACTGTCAGATTTGAACTGGTGAGACCGGGTTGTCGCGGTATGTGTGTAGTCCGACCGGCCAgcccgtggtctgaccggctggCTCTGTATAGGTTTCGGTTTCTGGTTGTTTCTTTAGATGAatatactatgcgtatgtaatactgtttatggcttctagatgaatactatacGTATATAATACTGTTGtgtgctaacaatgagtcaagttggagagatCTTATGCTCGGATATAGTTTCTTGGTTGATGCATGTGTAGGTGAGTCTTGATGCCTCGAGAGAGTGTTGCCGATGATTGATCtggagtcaacttgggagaacATGACGTCCAGACGATCAGGATATCATGCGGGTGGTacatgcacgtggttggtgaagattccatatagCATACAATGGATATATTTTGTGTGTCTAGGAtgcagagtcgaatttggaagaagGCCAAATTTGTTACAATTggattttgtaaagtttgttttttgTACGGGAAATATTTCCTAGGGGATTACGACTTCTTGTACAAagttggttcgtggctttatgCTTGCTACCTTGGGTATATACAAAGTGGGAGGTGTGGCCTCTCGGTATCGATTTTTGGAAAATGTTGAgtttagagaaaagttagggtttcaagtttaTTCAGGATTTTTGTGAAGAGTATTGTTGtggcactttgtaaacacgaatagaagcaataaagtttCAATATACTTTAAGAGATATTAAATTTGTGTTTGCTCGAATGTGGTGGTCCAACCGGTGGGACACTGGCTGTTAGACCGATGGCATCGCACCGGTCAAACCCTCGGCTACACGACGGTAGGCAACTTTGACACATCGGGATGTTAGACCGGAGTGACTACACCAGTCAGACTAGAGGTCATCGAGTAGCCAAACTAACATCCATCGATTTGAGTTCGTCGCCGGAAGAGAGGATCGGGAGAGACAAGGGGGAAACGGGAAAGGCGTTGCCGCCGTCACACGTGGTatgggagggcgccgccgccgccgtcgctcacgtgctgccgccgctcggTCGTCACCAGGAGAGAGGATCGGGAGAgatagggttagggttaggatTTTCCCTGGTCCACATCTTCAGCGGCGCGGAGGCGATCCAAGCCGTCCAACAGATAAGACGGCTCAGACCGCCTCCGCGTCAGGCCGCATCACTGGTAGGCCGCGCACGCTTGACGGGCCGAGGGCAAGGCCGGCGGGTCTAACACAACACAATAAGAGTAGTTGGAGGACATAAATTAGACTTTATTTTGTGGGCTTAGATAGTAAATGGACTGAAAAATAGCCCATAGAGAAATtgagatttttatttaaaataatgtttgtattatgaaaattagtaattaagctccgaaaattaaaaaaaaaatcaaagagtGTTATTAATCGTGgttaatttaataataaaaaattaaatccaaccatatcATATTATTTCACCGCCCGTGGTGGGGAAATACACCGCCGCCATTGCTGATGGCAGGAGAGAAAGGGCATTGTATAAATAACTATAATCGTTATCATAATAACATTAGTTTTTTCGTTGCATTTTTCTAGTTGAGATAAAAGAAAGAGAATCGCGTAAAAGAATGAGAAATCTCCCGTTTCTCCCGttgccttgcgccgccgccaagacgaGTGGCGGCTGAACAGGGGCGACGATCTCCATCTGAGGTGAGgagagcagagcaggggaggggatcctggtttctgattcatctctctctcccaccccacCGGGAcctggaagaagctcttctcctccttaatttgaggagagagagccttaaacctctctctctctctctctctcttaatacAAGTAGTAACAGTttgtcccaagttggatcctcttcctcatccccaTCACTATCAGCCATGATCCAGGCCGTG
Proteins encoded in this window:
- the LOC127780176 gene encoding glutathione S-transferase 4-like: MAPMKVYGWLVSPWMAKVLVCLEEAGVEYEVVPLSLTNGDHRRPEHLARNPFGQIPVLEDGDLTLYQSHAIARYVIGKHKPELLGLGEGGSVEESAMVDMWLEVETHQYEAAVKPIVWHCLVHQHVGLERDQGVVDESVEKLRAVLEVYEARLSSSSAGRYSYLAGGGSGDRVSLADLSHVPLMHYFTATEYGGVLGEYPRVKAWWEALLARPSVKKVIAGMPTDFGFGSGNLP